A section of the Cydia splendana chromosome 1, ilCydSple1.2, whole genome shotgun sequence genome encodes:
- the LOC134796305 gene encoding uncharacterized protein LOC134796305: MCEKRTRKIKKGSNLMRLREARRLQRLQRVTSPPAPEVPRPCQPQPLPPSNNGAKSRVLLELAWKTVALMHKNRIIQQKIVALQKETTEFVASVMNNPENKQRYMEHLRAYKLAQQTQAHPSKIENNNLPLKVEPTV, translated from the coding sequence GTTCAAACCTTATGCGTCTGAGAGAGGCGAGGCGCTTACAGCGGCTGCAGCGAGTGACGTCGCCGCCGGCGCCCGAGGTGCCCCGGCCCTGCCAGCCGCAGCCGCTCCCACCCAGCAACAACGGAGCTAAGAGCAGAGTCCTCCTAGAACTCGCCTGGAAAACCGTCGCCCTCATGCACAAAAATAGGATAATCCAACAAAAAATTGTAGCTCTACAAAAAGAAACTACAGAATTCGTCGCTTCAGTCATGAATAACCCTGAGAATAAGCAGCGGTACATGGAACACCTCCGCGCCTACAAGCTCGCGCAACAAACGCAAGCGCATCCTTCTAAAATTGAAAACAACAATTTGCCGTTAAAAGTTGAACCAACTGTATAA